The following coding sequences lie in one Euhalothece natronophila Z-M001 genomic window:
- a CDS encoding efflux RND transporter periplasmic adaptor subunit yields MSHSPPSDPNQNPENSTPPEHQNTEIQLSEQPQSPKEKEKSGVWRKGAIALGILAVLGGGIWGGRQFLISRSDPPASAQQGQPGSQPTPVTLEELQPETLIDSSQFVGGLEAQERVVVRPEAQGRVREVLVESGDEVEAGTPLVQLRPERSEAELRSAQSDVEGAQSSLRTAESELESRRAQVREAESEVELQNEEYQRTEFLVEQGAQSQQQLDQAKRDRDAALSQLETRQRQVESAESQLEEARSALNRAESQVEVIQEDLEDRRIVAPIAGSVGNVNVKVGDVLQSGDEITSISKNEVLELNLRIPTEQAQRLQQGLPVQIQGSDTDESLPTGQISFISPQVDSGAQSVLAKASFPNPEGRLRDDQVVRARIIWEERTGTLVPTTAISRLGGQTFVFTADEEDGEMVARQRPVELGDIQGNKYQVISGVEPGETIITSGIMELRDGAPIVPESEMEDMEGPPQM; encoded by the coding sequence ATGTCTCATTCTCCACCTTCCGATCCCAATCAAAATCCAGAAAATTCAACTCCCCCAGAGCATCAAAACACAGAAATCCAATTATCAGAGCAACCACAATCTCCAAAAGAAAAAGAAAAATCAGGAGTGTGGCGTAAAGGCGCGATCGCGCTTGGGATTCTTGCGGTTTTAGGAGGAGGAATTTGGGGAGGTCGTCAGTTTTTAATTTCCCGTTCTGATCCCCCAGCATCAGCGCAACAAGGGCAACCAGGCTCTCAACCCACTCCTGTTACCTTAGAAGAATTACAACCAGAAACCCTCATTGACAGTTCCCAATTTGTCGGCGGACTAGAGGCCCAAGAACGAGTCGTAGTTCGTCCTGAAGCGCAAGGACGAGTTAGAGAAGTCTTAGTGGAATCAGGAGATGAAGTAGAAGCAGGAACCCCCCTAGTGCAACTCCGTCCTGAAAGAAGTGAAGCGGAACTTAGAAGCGCCCAATCCGATGTGGAAGGTGCTCAATCCTCCCTACGCACTGCCGAATCAGAATTAGAATCCCGTCGCGCTCAAGTTAGAGAAGCTGAATCAGAAGTAGAACTTCAAAATGAAGAATATCAGCGCACAGAATTTTTAGTCGAACAAGGAGCGCAATCGCAACAACAGTTAGATCAAGCCAAGCGCGATCGCGATGCTGCCCTCTCCCAACTAGAAACCAGACAAAGACAAGTTGAATCTGCTGAATCTCAACTAGAAGAAGCGCGATCGGCTCTAAATCGTGCTGAATCACAAGTTGAAGTCATCCAAGAAGACTTAGAAGATAGGCGAATTGTCGCTCCAATTGCAGGTAGCGTTGGAAATGTCAATGTTAAAGTTGGTGACGTATTACAAAGTGGAGATGAAATAACCAGTATCAGTAAAAATGAGGTTCTAGAGCTTAATCTTCGCATTCCCACCGAACAAGCCCAACGACTCCAACAAGGCTTACCGGTTCAAATTCAAGGGTCTGACACAGATGAATCCTTACCAACAGGACAAATCAGCTTCATTTCCCCCCAAGTGGATAGCGGTGCTCAATCAGTGCTAGCAAAAGCCTCGTTTCCGAATCCAGAAGGGCGATTAAGAGATGACCAAGTGGTTAGAGCCAGAATCATTTGGGAAGAGCGCACCGGCACTCTTGTTCCCACTACTGCTATTTCTCGTCTGGGAGGACAAACATTTGTCTTTACTGCCGACGAAGAAGACGGGGAAATGGTTGCCAGACAAAGACCTGTGGAATTAGGGGATATTCAAGGGAATAAGTACCAAGTTATTTCTGGGGTAGAACCCGGAGAAACCATTATTACCTCTGGCATTATGGAACTTCGCGACGGCGCTCCCATTGTCCCTGAATCAGAAATGGAAGACATGGAAGGGCCCCCTCAAATGTAA
- a CDS encoding efflux RND transporter permease subunit — protein MFVNYFIKRPVFTTVASLMILLIGAISIPTLPVAQFPDISPKQVSVRATYTGADAETVEETVTNILEREITGVDGMRYMTSSSSNNGTSSITVTFDADRDQDIAAVDVQNRVSQAEPFLPQEVINSGIEVSKEEDNLLMGFGLFSENDEYDDLFLSNYADLYMVDALERIEGVGNVQIFGERQYAMRIWLDPNRLASRNLVAQDVVRALEEQNLEVGAGQIGQPPMPEDQEFQIGVRADTRLESVSEFEDVVVSRGDDGTLTKIKDVGRVELGAQDYSSILRFRGNTAVGLGINQVPGSNALEVAQAVRAEMEELAQDFPPGMVYDVGFDTTEFVEESIISVVQTLIQAVILVVLVIFVFLQDWRTTVIPAITVPLSLVGTFIFVNIFDFSINTLTLFGLTLATGMVVDDAIIVVEDIARKIQDDGLRPRQAAIVAMRELSGAVIATSLVLMAVFVPVAFFPGTTGALYRQFALTIAFAIGVSTFNALTITPTLSGLLLRQKMPSRGILAFAFGWFNNFLRWLERSYRGIIVFFTRIKTVIIAVFVALLVLTGWVYNQVPEAFLPDEDQGFFITIIQAPDGVALPYTSDVIEQIEDIYLDIPEVRSTFAIGGFSLGGGGTANSGAIFTSLQPWEERTHPAQSLEVILNRIRGQVMTMPEATVIPVNPPAIPGLGAFGGFEFQLQDRRGELEITEFTQSMQQLLGAANQHPDIAGAFSQFSADSNILELDVDRDRAQALQVDMSEIFSTLQTYLGSQYVNDFTLNRRNYRVYVQADEEFRRNPQQINEIYVRSNNNEMIPLGNLVSINSTTGAQTINHYNTFRSIEINGEAAPGSSSGEAIAAMEAVAEETLAPGLGFEWSGISLEEIEAAGQAPLIFGLGLAFVFLVLAAQYESYIDPIIIMLSVPLAVLGALTAQSLRGLENDVYTQVGLVMLIGLASKNSILIVEFANQLREEGVKITKAAIEAAQKRMRPIIMTAISTLSSIFPLVIATGAGAASRQSLGTAVFGGMFVATFLSLFIVPILYIVIKNLGELVFGPRYPEPTTAETATVDQGEEVTSSEQ, from the coding sequence ATGTTTGTCAATTACTTTATTAAACGCCCTGTATTTACCACTGTCGCCTCTTTAATGATTTTATTAATCGGGGCAATTAGTATTCCTACCCTGCCTGTAGCGCAATTTCCCGATATCAGCCCCAAACAAGTTAGCGTCAGAGCTACCTATACAGGAGCAGATGCGGAAACCGTAGAAGAAACGGTCACCAATATTCTCGAACGAGAAATTACTGGGGTGGATGGGATGCGTTACATGACTTCTAGTAGCAGTAATAATGGGACAAGTTCCATTACTGTTACTTTTGATGCCGACAGAGATCAAGATATTGCCGCCGTTGATGTTCAAAATCGCGTCTCCCAAGCCGAACCTTTTTTACCGCAAGAGGTAATTAATAGCGGAATCGAAGTGAGTAAAGAAGAAGATAACCTCCTGATGGGGTTTGGTCTTTTTTCCGAAAACGATGAATATGACGACCTCTTTTTAAGTAACTATGCTGATTTATACATGGTTGATGCCCTAGAACGAATCGAAGGGGTCGGTAATGTTCAAATTTTTGGGGAAAGACAGTATGCCATGCGAATTTGGCTTGATCCCAATCGGTTAGCCAGTCGTAATTTAGTGGCTCAAGATGTGGTTCGCGCCCTAGAAGAACAAAACTTGGAAGTGGGAGCCGGACAAATTGGACAACCCCCGATGCCAGAAGACCAAGAATTCCAAATTGGGGTGCGAGCGGATACTCGTCTTGAAAGTGTTTCTGAATTTGAGGATGTGGTGGTTTCGAGAGGAGATGATGGCACACTAACAAAAATTAAAGATGTGGGGCGTGTCGAGTTAGGCGCGCAAGACTATAGTTCTATTTTGCGGTTTCGAGGCAACACCGCCGTAGGATTAGGCATTAACCAAGTTCCTGGGAGTAATGCCCTAGAAGTGGCTCAGGCAGTGAGAGCAGAAATGGAAGAGCTTGCTCAAGACTTCCCCCCAGGCATGGTTTATGATGTGGGTTTTGACACCACCGAGTTTGTGGAAGAGTCGATTATTAGTGTGGTGCAAACCCTGATACAGGCAGTGATTTTAGTGGTGCTAGTGATCTTTGTTTTCCTACAAGATTGGCGAACCACGGTTATTCCTGCAATTACAGTACCCTTATCCTTAGTAGGAACGTTTATTTTTGTTAATATCTTTGATTTTTCCATTAATACGCTCACGCTTTTTGGTCTTACCCTTGCCACAGGGATGGTAGTTGATGATGCGATTATTGTTGTTGAAGATATTGCTCGCAAAATTCAAGATGATGGGTTACGTCCGCGACAAGCTGCCATTGTTGCCATGCGAGAGTTAAGTGGGGCGGTAATTGCTACTTCCTTAGTATTAATGGCAGTATTTGTTCCTGTGGCGTTTTTCCCGGGGACAACTGGAGCGTTATATCGTCAATTCGCCCTCACCATTGCGTTTGCTATTGGGGTTTCTACCTTTAATGCCCTGACCATCACCCCCACTCTTTCTGGCTTGCTCTTGCGACAAAAAATGCCCAGTCGAGGGATTTTAGCTTTTGCCTTTGGTTGGTTTAATAACTTTTTACGCTGGCTAGAGAGAAGCTATAGAGGGATTATTGTTTTCTTTACCCGTATTAAAACCGTTATTATAGCGGTATTTGTTGCCCTCTTGGTTCTCACGGGTTGGGTTTATAATCAAGTTCCGGAAGCGTTTTTACCTGATGAAGATCAGGGATTCTTTATTACCATTATTCAAGCTCCCGATGGGGTTGCTCTCCCTTACACCAGCGATGTCATAGAACAAATTGAAGACATTTATCTCGATATTCCAGAAGTGCGTTCTACCTTTGCTATTGGTGGTTTCAGTCTCGGGGGAGGGGGAACTGCCAATAGTGGGGCAATTTTTACCTCTTTACAGCCTTGGGAAGAACGGACTCATCCTGCACAGTCATTGGAGGTGATTCTGAATCGCATACGAGGTCAAGTGATGACAATGCCAGAGGCAACAGTAATTCCTGTTAATCCTCCTGCTATCCCGGGTTTAGGGGCGTTTGGGGGCTTTGAGTTTCAATTACAAGATCGACGAGGCGAGCTGGAAATTACAGAGTTTACTCAAAGTATGCAGCAGTTGTTGGGAGCTGCCAATCAGCATCCTGATATTGCAGGGGCATTTAGCCAATTTTCTGCTGATAGTAACATCTTAGAATTAGATGTCGATCGCGATCGCGCTCAAGCCTTACAAGTGGATATGAGTGAAATTTTCAGCACTCTACAAACTTACTTAGGCTCACAATATGTGAACGACTTTACCCTCAACCGTCGTAACTATCGGGTTTATGTACAAGCTGATGAGGAATTTCGTCGTAATCCCCAACAAATTAACGAAATTTATGTTCGCTCTAACAATAACGAAATGATCCCCCTTGGAAACTTAGTTAGTATTAATTCCACCACAGGGGCGCAAACCATTAACCATTACAATACCTTCCGTTCCATTGAAATTAACGGAGAAGCAGCCCCCGGTTCCAGTTCAGGAGAAGCGATCGCCGCTATGGAAGCAGTCGCGGAAGAAACCCTTGCTCCGGGTTTAGGGTTTGAGTGGTCAGGAATTTCCCTAGAAGAAATTGAAGCCGCTGGACAAGCCCCCCTCATTTTCGGACTGGGATTAGCCTTTGTTTTCCTCGTTCTCGCCGCTCAATATGAAAGCTACATTGACCCCATTATTATCATGCTCTCTGTTCCCTTAGCCGTTTTAGGGGCTTTAACAGCGCAATCATTACGGGGATTAGAGAATGATGTTTATACCCAAGTGGGGTTAGTGATGCTGATTGGGTTAGCTAGTAAAAACTCGATTTTAATTGTGGAGTTTGCCAACCAATTACGAGAAGAAGGGGTCAAAATTACCAAAGCTGCCATTGAAGCCGCCCAAAAACGGATGCGTCCAATTATTATGACAGCTATTTCCACACTGAGTAGTATCTTTCCCCTTGTGATTGCCACCGGTGCAGGGGCTGCCAGTCGTCAGTCTTTAGGAACTGCGGTTTTTGGGGGAATGTTTGTTGCCACCTTCCTCAGTTTATTTATTGTTCCCATCTTATACATTGTCATTAAAAATCTCGGGGAACTAGTGTTTGGCCCCCGTTACCCCGAACCAACAACGGCGGAAACAGCTACTGTTGATCAAGGAGAAGAAGTCACTTCCTCAGAACAGTAA
- the ubiE gene encoding bifunctional demethylmenaquinone methyltransferase/2-methoxy-6-polyprenyl-1,4-benzoquinol methylase UbiE has protein sequence MTQSPTDIQAIFNRIAPVYDQLNDALSLGQHRIWKRMTVKWAQPQAGDTALDLCCGSGDLAFLLAKMVGKRGTVIGADFSPQQLEVARQRQQSSLYPIQWVEADALNLPFSDNKFDCATVGYGLRNVIDISRCLEELYRVLKPEATVAILDFHRPYNETIRGFQQWFLEQLVVPTAEGLGFKEDYAYINPSLERFPQGREQVKLAQAAGFTQVKHYAIALELMGILVMTKPRID, from the coding sequence ATGACTCAATCCCCCACCGATATTCAAGCCATTTTTAATCGCATTGCTCCAGTATATGATCAACTCAATGATGCCCTTAGTTTAGGACAACATCGCATCTGGAAGCGTATGACCGTAAAATGGGCGCAACCGCAAGCAGGAGATACCGCCCTTGATTTATGCTGTGGTAGTGGCGATTTGGCGTTCTTATTAGCGAAAATGGTAGGGAAAAGAGGCACTGTGATTGGGGCAGATTTTTCGCCACAACAGTTGGAAGTTGCCCGTCAGCGTCAGCAAAGTTCTCTCTATCCGATACAGTGGGTAGAAGCTGATGCCCTTAATCTTCCTTTCTCGGATAATAAATTTGATTGTGCGACAGTGGGGTATGGCTTGCGGAATGTAATTGATATTTCTCGCTGTTTAGAGGAGTTGTATCGCGTTTTAAAGCCTGAAGCGACGGTTGCGATTCTTGACTTTCATCGCCCCTACAATGAGACAATTCGGGGGTTTCAGCAATGGTTTTTAGAGCAGTTAGTTGTTCCCACAGCAGAAGGGTTAGGATTTAAAGAAGATTATGCTTATATTAATCCCAGTTTAGAACGGTTTCCCCAAGGACGAGAACAAGTGAAACTAGCGCAAGCAGCGGGGTTTACTCAGGTTAAACATTACGCGATCGCGCTGGAGTTGATGGGGATTTTAGTAATGACCAAACCTAGAATTGATTAA
- a CDS encoding type II toxin-antitoxin system PemK/MazF family toxin, which translates to MSKKLQAGDLILVSLPDHQPKGREQEGRRPAIIVGLPKGKVRYPVILIAPLTTQFGFWVENNPTLYPKLNAGTGGLSKNSVVLLDQIRAVDVKRVISYLGSLSPREFQKILEGLQSIFNL; encoded by the coding sequence TTGTCAAAAAAACTGCAAGCAGGCGATTTAATTCTTGTTAGCTTGCCTGACCATCAACCTAAAGGACGTGAACAAGAAGGTAGAAGACCAGCAATTATTGTTGGTTTGCCAAAAGGAAAAGTGCGCTATCCTGTAATTTTAATTGCTCCTCTAACCACTCAGTTTGGTTTTTGGGTAGAAAATAATCCGACTCTTTATCCTAAACTTAATGCTGGTACAGGTGGACTATCTAAAAATTCTGTTGTATTACTTGATCAAATTCGGGCTGTTGATGTTAAGCGTGTTATTTCCTACTTAGGAAGTTTATCTCCTAGAGAGTTCCAGAAAATTTTAGAGGGCTTACAGTCAATATTTAACCTTTAA
- a CDS encoding mechanosensitive ion channel family protein, with protein MDHQFRETMEEFLQYEIFNNLVSEYLLALVILVVGFIIIKFILRNLILKRLKGWIVKSSIPFNNRLLKIFEAVILPLLYLGVLYISIRNLELHPIINQAIDAVILIFATFIGVRFIGKMIEYILTTYWLKGEDDETRQQSVAILSPALRIVTWTIGLIFLLGNLGFNISALIASLGVGGIAIALAAQGVFQELFSYFAILLDKPVKIGDFIIVGDLIGTVEHIGVKTTRLRSLSGEELILSNSDLTSSRIRNYKRMKERRIVFSIGVAYETTLEQLKAIPGYIEEIIKQTENTRFDRCHFHDYGDFSLNFEIVYYMTTPDYTAYMNAQQKINWEIKEIFEAQGIEIAYPTQVLYVNQSEPVTKTNLL; from the coding sequence ATGGATCATCAGTTTCGAGAGACAATGGAAGAATTTTTACAATATGAAATTTTCAATAATTTAGTATCTGAATACTTATTAGCCTTAGTTATTTTAGTCGTTGGTTTCATTATTATTAAATTTATTCTTAGAAACCTGATCCTAAAACGCTTAAAAGGTTGGATTGTTAAATCTAGTATTCCCTTTAATAATCGGTTGCTCAAGATATTTGAAGCCGTAATTCTCCCTCTGCTTTATTTAGGCGTTCTTTATATTAGTATTCGTAACTTAGAACTCCATCCCATTATTAATCAAGCCATTGATGCAGTTATCTTGATTTTTGCCACCTTTATTGGCGTTCGCTTCATTGGCAAAATGATCGAATACATTTTAACCACTTACTGGTTAAAAGGAGAGGATGACGAAACTCGACAGCAAAGTGTTGCGATTCTGTCTCCAGCACTGAGAATTGTTACTTGGACAATTGGTCTGATCTTTTTATTAGGAAACCTTGGTTTTAATATCTCGGCATTGATTGCGAGTTTAGGGGTTGGGGGGATTGCGATTGCTTTAGCCGCTCAAGGTGTGTTTCAAGAATTATTTAGTTATTTTGCTATTCTTCTTGATAAACCCGTTAAAATTGGTGACTTTATTATTGTTGGTGATTTAATAGGAACCGTAGAACATATTGGGGTTAAAACAACTCGCCTCCGAAGCCTGAGTGGGGAAGAATTAATTTTATCCAATAGTGATTTAACAAGTTCTCGGATTCGCAATTATAAACGCATGAAAGAGCGTCGCATTGTATTTAGTATTGGTGTAGCTTATGAGACAACTTTAGAGCAATTGAAAGCGATTCCGGGTTATATTGAAGAGATTATAAAACAGACAGAAAACACTCGTTTTGATCGCTGTCATTTTCATGATTATGGCGATTTCAGCCTTAATTTTGAAATTGTCTATTATATGACGACTCCAGACTACACCGCTTATATGAATGCCCAACAAAAAATTAATTGGGAAATTAAAGAAATTTTTGAAGCCCAAGGGATCGAAATTGCTTATCCCACCCAAGTTTTGTATGTCAATCAAAGTGAACCAGTTACTAAGACTAATTTATTATGA